In Fusobacteria bacterium ZRK30, the DNA window AGATCCTATGACCCTTAGTACATTTGTATACGCAATGGAGCTATTGGAAGATAAGATAGAAGTTGAATCTATACCTGGAATCACTTCATTTGCTTCTATAACTTCAAGACTCCGAACACCTTTACTTATGGGAGATGAAACACTAAAAGTTATTCCTATTGCAAAGGAAACAGATTTGGTAAAAGAGATAGAATCAGCAGACAACTTAGTCTTTATGAAAGTTACTAGAAATTTAGAGAGATTAAAAGAAGCTTTTAGAGAAACTGGAAATATGGATAATGTAGTTTTAATCTCTAATTGTGGGAAAGATTCAGAAAAAATTTATTATGATCTAGAAAATATCACTCGTGATGATATCTCATATTTCACGACTATATTACTTAAAAAGGGTGGTGTAAGACAATGGCAAAAGTATTTTTCATAGGAG includes these proteins:
- the cobI gene encoding precorrin-2 C(20)-methyltransferase, which codes for MAKLYGIGVGVGDPEMLTMKAVRALGESDVVILPRANTKNYSTAFEIAKGYMKEDIEKVFLDFTTVDNDKIREDDRLEYSKIVNKLVKEGKNIAFITIGDPMTLSTFVYAMELLEDKIEVESIPGITSFASITSRLRTPLLMGDETLKVIPIAKETDLVKEIESADNLVFMKVTRNLERLKEAFRETGNMDNVVLISNCGKDSEKIYYDLENITRDDISYFTTILLKKGGVRQWQKYFS